A region from the Hypericibacter adhaerens genome encodes:
- a CDS encoding TauD/TfdA dioxygenase family protein, with protein sequence MASSTLQTTAAKQPEHIDVSPLTLHIGAEIGGVDLKKPLPPEQLREVREAFLKWKVVFFRGQHLDHAQHVAMARQFGEPTIGHTVFGHVDSYPEVYSVAKIRAANREDETALLTPWYGWHTDITAAVNPPCASILRGVTIPPYGGDTYWTSLAAAYAGLSQPMRAFVDGLRGLHKFIPRDDGGSMEYNDLIKRRALESEHPLVTVHAETGERVLYVSPYFLTSIVGMTPRESQKILEILWEHITRPEYTVRFKWREGDIAFWDNRATAHLAPRDIYDSDFDRQLYRVTLVGQPLVGVDGTPSRSLRGQPILSAAQELRSQAAG encoded by the coding sequence ATGGCCTCCTCGACCCTCCAGACAACGGCCGCCAAGCAGCCCGAGCATATCGACGTCTCTCCCCTCACCCTCCATATCGGCGCGGAGATCGGCGGCGTCGATCTCAAGAAGCCGCTGCCGCCCGAGCAGCTCAGGGAGGTGCGCGAAGCCTTCCTCAAATGGAAGGTCGTCTTCTTCCGCGGGCAGCATCTCGACCATGCGCAGCATGTCGCCATGGCGCGGCAGTTCGGCGAGCCGACCATCGGCCACACCGTCTTCGGCCATGTCGATTCCTATCCCGAGGTCTATTCGGTCGCGAAGATCCGGGCCGCGAACCGCGAGGACGAGACCGCGCTCCTGACGCCCTGGTACGGCTGGCACACCGACATCACGGCGGCGGTGAACCCGCCCTGCGCCTCGATCCTGCGCGGCGTGACGATTCCGCCCTATGGCGGCGACACCTACTGGACCAGCCTCGCCGCCGCCTATGCCGGCCTGTCCCAGCCGATGCGCGCCTTCGTCGACGGGCTGCGCGGCCTCCACAAGTTCATACCGCGCGACGACGGGGGCTCGATGGAATATAACGACCTCATCAAGCGCCGGGCGCTCGAAAGCGAGCATCCGCTCGTGACCGTCCATGCGGAAACGGGGGAGCGCGTCCTCTATGTCAGCCCCTATTTCCTGACCTCGATCGTCGGGATGACGCCCCGCGAGAGCCAGAAGATCCTGGAGATCCTCTGGGAGCACATCACCCGTCCGGAATACACGGTGCGCTTCAAGTGGCGCGAAGGCGACATCGCCTTCTGGGACAATCGCGCGACCGCGCATCTGGCGCCCAGGGACATCTACGATTCCGATTTCGACCGGCAGCTCTACCGGGTCACCCTGGTCGGGCAACCGCTGGTCGGGGTCGATGGGACGCCGTCACGATCCCTCAGAGGCCAGCCGATCCTCTCGGCCGCCCAGGAACTGCGCAGCCAGGCGGCCGGATAG
- a CDS encoding AAA family ATPase: MPRGFIIGGFRLPTVGHKFLIEFASHWCQGDLDVMLNTRDEDAIPGAVRHRWLADQFRGLARIHRFHNALPEDSAAPDFWQLWNRAILKLLEGRAPELLFASESYGKRLAADLGARFIPVDAPRDAIPISASRVTAGIGEHWGLLLPEARPSFLKRVAIVGPESCGKTTFARRLAAVFRTVHVPEFARSYLEATDPSKYPDLADIEIIAKGHAASEDALARQANRLLVLDTDHVCTAVWSEVALGKVPPAVEAEIARRPYDLRLLMADDVPFTPDPLRYAGQSRQMTLAHFTDALDRRGLAYTIIDGGWTERTKKAAAAVDGLMAEPYRFHAVP, translated from the coding sequence ATGCCCCGCGGCTTCATCATCGGCGGTTTCCGCCTGCCGACCGTCGGCCATAAATTCCTGATCGAGTTCGCCTCGCATTGGTGCCAGGGCGATCTCGACGTGATGCTCAACACGCGCGACGAGGACGCCATCCCCGGCGCGGTGCGCCATCGCTGGCTCGCCGACCAGTTCCGCGGCCTGGCCCGCATCCACCGCTTCCACAACGCGCTGCCCGAGGACTCCGCCGCTCCGGATTTCTGGCAGCTATGGAACCGGGCCATCCTGAAGCTGCTCGAAGGCCGGGCACCCGAGCTGCTCTTCGCCTCGGAGAGCTATGGAAAGCGGCTCGCGGCCGATCTGGGCGCGCGCTTCATCCCGGTCGATGCGCCGCGCGACGCCATCCCCATCTCGGCCAGCCGCGTGACGGCGGGGATCGGCGAGCATTGGGGGCTGCTTCTGCCCGAGGCGCGGCCCTCCTTCCTCAAACGGGTCGCGATCGTCGGGCCCGAGAGCTGCGGCAAGACCACCTTCGCGCGGCGCCTGGCGGCCGTGTTCCGCACCGTCCACGTGCCGGAATTCGCCCGCTCCTATCTCGAGGCCACGGACCCCTCGAAATATCCGGACCTCGCCGACATCGAGATCATCGCCAAAGGCCACGCGGCGTCCGAGGACGCGCTCGCCCGCCAGGCCAACCGGCTCCTGGTGCTTGACACCGACCATGTCTGCACGGCGGTCTGGAGCGAGGTGGCGCTGGGGAAGGTGCCGCCCGCGGTCGAGGCCGAGATCGCCCGGCGCCCTTACGACCTGCGCCTGCTCATGGCCGACGACGTGCCCTTCACGCCCGACCCGCTGCGCTATGCCGGGCAATCACGGCAGATGACGCTGGCGCATTTCACCGACGCGCTCGACCGGCGCGGGCTCGCCTACACGATCATCGATGGCGGCTGGACCGAGCGCACCAAGAAGGCCGCGGCCGCGGTCGACGGGCTGATGGCGGAGCCGTACCGGTTCCACGCGGTGCCGTGA